The DNA window GACAATGTGTGTGTCATTTCAGAAATATTGGTAGAATTTTAATGGTTGCGAAAGGGATTTTATCCTAGGTCTGGAGAATGAAGAAAAGGGATGGAGTTTCACTGTATCTCTTCGTTTGGGAGTTGAGGGGGAAGAATACAATCTGATTAGGTTGGAGCCGTGGAAAAACGTGGAAAGTTAGAGTAAGGGTATTTCAGGAAATTCAAAAAACAGACCAAGACACCAATTAGTTACTCTAAGATGCTTAGATTTAATaaatagtaatagatttcaacTACAAGTGATAAACTTAAACAGGTGTACCACAGTTTTAACCTAAACCGAGTCAGATTACAGAACAACTTGGTTGGGAGAGGACCATTACTACATGATCTGGTTCAAAGGCCGAAATTCACCTTAATGGGTTTGGTCCATATGGGCCATCAAGCATTCCAAATAAATGTCAAAACATAGAATGGGTAGAAACCAATAATTCTTTTTTccgaaaaaaaaagagagaaataaAAAAGAACCAAAAAAGGTTCCACGGTTCTGAGTATCAAAACTGGTCGGTGGATCAGCTGTTCAAAAGGTTGTGAACATTGAACTGGAGAAATACCATCCTGAGTTGATCCGGTTCAGTTAATCTTAACTCAGAACAGGATTTGATCTCGTTTGGAGCCAGGAACCCATCAATGCAGATACTGAGAGGAGTTCCAATAGCCTCCATAAATAATCTTAAACATCAATCGAACAGGAATATAACGCTAAAAGTTGTATAGGACATCCGAGTGCGGAAACAACTTCTAGTTATTCTTGTTCTCATCATAAAGTATGAAGTCAATATTTAGAAGTAATCAAAAGCTGAGGAAAATGATACTGCAAACTGCGAAAATACATGGTGCACTAGAGCAAGAATCCGATGAATGGTTCCCATTGGAAACCTTATCTTGAGTGAATCCAATAATTGTCCGTCGCCTGGGTACACATGATATGTTACTCAGGGTAACATCTCATTCCACATAATTGATCAATGCACCCCTTTACACAACCTCAACATTATAAATGGTAGCGTGAGTATTCTCTACCCTGACACTGAAATATACCCAGCATGTTGTCCAATAAAGCGAGTTTGATTGACACATAAACGAAAACAAACAGAAAATAGCATTCTTCATTCAAACACGGTTCCTTAAAAAGCCCAGAAACGTACTTCAAATATCTAAATTCAGAAACAGGTGACAAAGACATCATAACCACATTAAAAGACGAACACTTGCATATAAGAGTTAGTACACTTTTTTATCAAAACAGCATTGGTTCATACATGATACCAGTTCAAATTTCAAACTCGTGCACGAAAATCTTCCATTACACACTGACTTGCATTCTGGAAATTAAATCCAAGCTAGATCTTACATAGCATGCATCTATTACTCATTCATAACAGGTTTGTTTTCATTTGCTTTTGGCTTCTGTTCCCTTGGCTTCTGCTCTTCACTTTTCCTGGATTCACATTCATAAGTATTCAATAAGAAACAGGAAAAACAAGAAACGTACAAATCttttacaattaaaaatttCAGAACAAGAAGTTCCTGCAGATGATATATTCATACAAAAACTTGAATCTCGTCAAAAGAAACACCTCAATGATATGTAAAGACCATCATGCATCGATGAGGGACTAAAAGTGTATCctgttaaataaataaaatacaatgCAATCATAAAATCTCCATGCTAACTAACACAGGGTAAAAAAAACTCACAATCTTGTGGTCACACAGACACCGTTTTAGGTTTTATTTATTGAAATAGTTTTCCATCTCGGGAAACAAAACTAAGCATTATCATTTCCATCTCATATTTACTTCTCTAGACATCTTCATCCCTTTTAATTCAACTTTCATCACTTCTAAAATGTAATATTATTATCCTACATCCTAAAAGACTAAGCGTAGATGGAAAATTAGATACACGAATCTATAGTAAGAAacatatgcataaaaattaGAGGTTCCCTCGAAACTTTACAAATCATCAGAACAGAATGAAAAAATCATTTCAAGGAATCATATACAAACTCTTCACGAAATTGAAAATACCTCTTGTCGGAAGAGCCACCCTTCTGGCTGAGGAAAGAACGGAAAAGGGGAGAATTGACGTCGTAAATCATTTTACCCAGTCGCTAGCACGGCGGAACGAACCCTAATTAGCACCAGGTTAAATTGCTAACTCGTCAGGTCCACCTGCCTTGTAAACTATATACAGGCTTGGGTGATCAAATAAAACCAACCCCAAAGCCCAATAATACTCTCTAAAAAAAGCCCAATAATAAAAAGGCCTCTTTTTCtttactttttcaaaattaaaaaatcaaaatatttgtaCATATTTTGTTATATAcatcatttttttcaaaaaaaaaaattcatacgaGATTATCTCACTGATCAATTTTATGTCACGAATTTCCTATCtgatctataaaaaaaatttattttttattaaaaatataaccTTTTCATAAGTCTCACGATTATAAATCCAGAGACTGTCTTACCCTTATTTAATTATGGATTCTTGacttttataatattatttcttgtgagcaaaaacttgtgagagacgatctcacggatcgaatttgtgagacggatctcttatttgtgtcatccatgaaaaaatatattttttatgctaagagtattactttttattgtgaatatgagtatggttgactcgtctcacagattaatatccgtgagacaatctaacatgagactcactctttctTATGTTCATACTGGCAAAagaataatattaatttaattatggaTTTTGAACTTGTCATACTGACTtttcaaaatcttcaaatttaaaatttaaagtcAAACCCATCTAAAGAAAATAAACCCAAATGTAAAATTTAGGGTACATATGTATGATCTAAGTGTTTATTTAGATTATAacttaaagaaaagaaaatttaaatatatattatattaatcatAATAGGTTTTAAATTATTCGAAAACATGAATTTCTATGGaagaatttttaaaataaataatatggaagtagtctcttatgagacggtcttacgaatttttatctgtgagacgagtcaaccctaccgatattcataataaaaaataatattttttcatagatgacccaaataaaaaatccgtcttacaaaatacgatatgtaaaaccgtctcacataatttttttcataaataaaatggAGGGGCATATAGGTGATGGAAATAATTGGTTAGAGTGGCTATTAAATGAGGATCGGGCCTATCCAACCCTTATTGTATGGTCGTATGGGCTGCCAACCTACCCCATAAAAATGACATTATTATTACCAGTGCTTTGCTTCTGATTTCATGAACCAGAATTCATAGAAAATACGGGAAATTTGGCTTCAGTCCCCAGCCgctttttttctttgttttcagtCCCTAgatacttttttagtaccacatttccacatgaagtgtaccacatttccacatgaagtgtaccacattttgtatgaaatagtaccacaattttgtgggtagggagtgaatgcaaagaaatattatgattggGGATTTTTAAATAACTTCCCCAAGAAAATAAGATGTTAATGATGAAGTTTTTAAATTGTCGAACCAGTTTACAAGAGTGTCTGCGGtaacaaaaaaatttgattattCCAGTAGTGTGATGTTTCGTTAAGCACATAGACAATTATTCGATTACAAGAGTGTATGCggtaacaaaaaaaatttgattattATTGTAGTGCGATGTTTCGTTAACATATAAACAATTATTCGATTACAAGAATGTCTACAATAAAAATTCGATTATTCGATCACTACAATATGACCggatataatttttaataaaccGATGAAAGATCTGTCTTATAGTGTGATGTTTCATTAAACGCATATGATATTATTCCACGTACTCGATCGATGAAAAAGTGTTTACTCAAAAAATAGACAGATGATTTGCCATTTTAAGTATATTCATAACTTATATAATATATGAGTTAAGAGAATATCTGTTTTGACATCCTCTCAGATGGTATATAgtctaatataaatatttatgccATGATTGCTTGTAAAACAGGTAAGAATGTTCGGGAACTAGGCAAGCACTGTATTCAAACATATTTCTATTTCATTTGCAGTGATTTGGTTATATACTTTTTTTTAGGTACTTTAAAATTACTATTGAAAATAATCAGTATTTATATTTTTACCGAGAGAGAAATATATTAAGTTTTCTAATATTATTTCGagataataaattgaaatatgtaGATAATATATTTTGAGCAGGTCTCTTTtgaaacgatctcacgaattttaatttgtgagactgatcaaccctaccgatatttacaattaaaaataatattcttagcataaaaaataatactttttcatggatgatccagataagagatctgtcctcacaaaatacgaactctgagaccgtctcacacaagtttttgtcattttgttaactcgaactcgaactcgaactcgaactcgaacttgAACCTGAACCAAATACTAGTATTAATTTTGAACTGATCGAATTAAATTTTAACTCATCACATTAATAAAGAATGAAAAATATCCCGGTTCCATTGGTttattcattcttttcatttttattattttgaaaatatacataatacataacacaattttttttaagaaaatattttataatatgaaAATTTACTAATAATTGGATTAAACAGCTAATTGATTTTCACATGTTAGTTTTACtgtttatataataatataaataatagatATATTGTGAGTCTTTTACTCAcagatatttttatttataaaaatatttatgtatatttataataataaataatatatatatatatatatatatttttttttatcaataagAGAAAATAAAGGTGGTAGATGCATGAGTAAGACATCAActactctctctctctcttgcTATTCTAACCAGTCACCACCTTTCCTTTGTAATCCAACCAAGAAAAACTCGTCGCCTTGGTTTCTACGCTCATTCATCAGGGTGCTTTCAGGTACTGTTACTACGGAAAACCCCGTCCCTTTTTTATGGGTTATTGTGGTGTTGGGTCTTTTTTTTGGCGAATGAAATGTGGATAAACTGCTGCTTCTGCATCGGTTGACTTTTAGTTTCTGTGCTAATTGGTCATTTGCTTTATGGGCTCTGCCATTTGTTTACAAAAGTTGACAAATTTGTGTGTTTCGAGAGGGTTGGCAGGCATGGGCTTTTCGTCATTTTTCCTATCTTGCTCCTTGTTTATTGGAGAAGTACTACTGTACGGGTGTTGTCGGCACCGGTGGTTATTTGTGTTGGGACAGGGATTCCGCGGTTCCACGGCTGCGGGAACTGGATACCTGTATTCATGATCGGAGTCTATGACGGTAGGTTGCATGAGGCCCACGTGAGGATTGTAGACCCCACCGGACTATTGAGAATCAAATTCCAGTTTTCATATCGGATGAATTAAGAACAGCAAGAAACGGAGAGGATATTACGAAGTTTAGTTACAAGATAATGGAAATTTTGGTGGATCAAGCTCTTAAAACAGAAGTTAACTTCTGTCTTGACTGTAATTGTTACTTCGATTGAGCAAACTTCCAGCTTGACTTTAAAATACGATGCTAAATTTCTGATGTATGTGATTTATTAGCTGGTGAAGAAAGGAAAGGGGAGAATTATGTTATATTTTCTAAATGACGGGGAAACTGAGGGAAAATTTCACATTTTCTCACCTTCCTGGAAGGTGGTGGATGGTAGGATTGACTTGCGGTTCTTAGTAAATAATAGATTTGGCATCAGTGTAGATCTTACTTTATTCCGATTCTTTTGTATCGGTTATTCTTCTACCAGTTTTAGGTTTTCCTTGAACTTCAAGAATTCTGTACAATTCACGAATGTATAGGAGTTGAAGTGTCGGTTTTAGATTATCTAAAAATACCATAATTGGGAGACGATGTCATGCGTTTTTGGTCTGAAGGCAAATGTGGTTTGAATGGAACGGAAATTGTGTGCTTCCAAGTTAAGGAAGCATAGAACTTTGTTTCTTGTTATCATTTGTTTAAGGGAAGTTCGACCATGATATATTCGAATTCCTCGTGTTTTGTCATCGTTTTGTCTTTGCATAACTCACTGTTGATGATATGAACACATCTTAATTTAATtgcatttttttgttatttgtaATCATGTTCTCCATTTTCGCTGTCACCAACAAAATAAGGTCCCATTAGCTAAGTTATTACCGTGTCGTTTAGGAGGACACCACACAGCCATGGTCAGCATCCGAAGACGGAGACTGTTAGGATTGTCTTCTGGTATTTCATGCTATataattctttaaaaattttaaagtaccTATGGCCGGCCTATGCAAAACCTCTTTCCACCAGTGCTTACTCGATGCATGATTCTCTAGGTAGGGATCCTGTCTTTGCTCCACTTCCCAGAGTTTTTGAGCATGGACATACTCACGAAACTGGTGTGGAGAGTGCAGGACCAAGCAGCGTTCATCCTTTCCTTCCAACCAATAATGACATGCCAAAAGAAGTAAGAACATAGTTCAACATGTTTCTTGCACTTCTATGCATGTGATTCCCAATATGTCAAAATTAATTAGCTAGAACGGAATATAGGAACGTCATTTCTGCTGGGCTAACACATGACTGATCCAATTTTTGTCATATTTTTGGTTTTCAAATGAATATTGAGTTATCTGGAGATTCAAAGATTTGAGCTTTTGCTTTTGTAATTTCTGATTTTGTCTTGCTGCATTTTGctaattgtttaacaattagTCTCAGCTGTAACATTATTTGTATTTGTCGAGTTCGAAAAGGCAGAGAGGGTTCGATTATCCGTTTACGGATTTATATGCTGTACGTGTCATGTGCAAGATGCTGCTGTGCTTTATACTTATAACTTCCACTTTGTATTTGAAATCGAAATTCACTCACTGAGTTACAATTTCTCATTTGTCGCACCAACTAGGAATCTACCTTCGATAACGGGACTGGTTCATCAAAGGGATCTTCTTCCATTCTACAAGAAGACAACTTCTTTCAGCAATTCCCTGGTTCGTTTCCATTAAGTTGACCAATCTTGcttgatttttttataaataaaatcatGATTTGATGACGACTATACCGGAGGTTTTTATCAGTTCTAATATTCTGATTCAATCTACATATCATCAGTCATTCTTTTATGCTCACATTGTCTGACGAGACTCTATTTACCTAATTTGGTGTGATTCTCATGCAATGATTTCCACCAATTCTTTCAACTATTTACTGCCCATTTTGTTAAACTTGTTCTCTGTTACTACAATGGCAGAGATCAAACGCAGAAAGAGGCACAGGAGAAAGCATGTCGAGAATCAAGAACCATGTATCATGAGAGGTGTTTATTTAAAGAATGCTAAATGGCAAGCTGCTATTAAAGTTGACAAGAAACAAATACATTTGGGGACTGTTGGATCTCAAGAAGAGGCTGCTCGATTGTACGACAGGTATGCAATATCGCAATCTACAATCCTCTAAAAGATTCAACAGTAACTAGAAGCCAGTCCCAAACCGTAATATAATTTGAACAGTGCACTTAAATCTTAATTCTACTCTGAGTAGCAACTATTAGGACCCTATAAATATAAGAATGCATCTTCATGAACTTGAAGGGCTGCATTTATGTGTGGGAGGGAGCCGAACTTCGAACTCTCGGAGGAAGAAAAGCGGGAACTCAAGAAATTTAAGTGGGAAGAATTTTTAGCCATGACTCGTTCTGCAATTTCTTACAAGAGTAAGCCAAGCCACCCCTGTAGAATTTCTCAAATGATTCATCAGTGATACAAGCTTGACAAAATGAACTGTTTTCAAACTTTCAGAGGTTCAGAGACGAACTGGCCCTGGTTCACTGAGAAAACACCAAAACAATGATTCAGAAGGCGAGCAAGAACGCGGTTTTTTTTCCGCGTCTGAAGACGACACATAGCAAAATGCT is part of the Primulina eburnea isolate SZY01 chromosome 1, ASM2296580v1, whole genome shotgun sequence genome and encodes:
- the LOC140836566 gene encoding ethylene-responsive transcription factor-like protein At4g13040 isoform X2, with amino-acid sequence MSKTSTTLSLSCYSNQSPPFLCNPTKKNSSPWFLRSFIRVLSGGHHTAMVSIRRRRLLGLSSGRDPVFAPLPRVFEHGHTHETGVESAGPSSVHPFLPTNNDMPKEESTFDNGTGSSKGSSSILQEDNFFQQFPEIKRRKRHRRKHVENQEPCIMRGVYLKNAKWQAAIKVDKKQIHLGTVGSQEEAARLYDRAAFMCGREPNFELSEEEKRELKKFKWEEFLAMTRSAISYKKVQRRTGPGSLRKHQNNDSEGEQERGFFSASEDDT
- the LOC140836563 gene encoding wound-induced basic protein → MIYDVNSPLFRSFLSQKGGSSDKRKSEEQKPREQKPKANENKPVMNE
- the LOC140836566 gene encoding ethylene-responsive transcription factor-like protein At4g13040 isoform X1; its protein translation is MSKTSTTLSLSCYSNQSPPFLCNPTKKNSSPWFLRSFIRVLSGGHHTAMVSIRRRRLLGLSSGRDPVFAPLPRVFEHGHTHETGVESAGPSSVHPFLPTNNDMPKEESTFDNGTGSSKGSSSILQEDNFFQQFPVAEIKRRKRHRRKHVENQEPCIMRGVYLKNAKWQAAIKVDKKQIHLGTVGSQEEAARLYDRAAFMCGREPNFELSEEEKRELKKFKWEEFLAMTRSAISYKKVQRRTGPGSLRKHQNNDSEGEQERGFFSASEDDT